In Phoenix dactylifera cultivar Barhee BC4 unplaced genomic scaffold, palm_55x_up_171113_PBpolish2nd_filt_p 000580F, whole genome shotgun sequence, a single genomic region encodes these proteins:
- the LOC103713630 gene encoding uncharacterized protein LOC103713630, with product MFNGGSDPMIAEAWIRELEKMYELLQFPEEVKVKLAISMLRGSADSWWTAMETAYEVNGTAWGDFKRIFYAKYFSDSVRQMKQNEFLSLTQSEHMTVSDYVNRFDELGRFCPQFMEDDMSRANRFEQGLRHEIRSRTSSQLITSYMDILDRALRVEAELKRSDRERADLMRSRSDRSQSGRPWDFRGTPIQEKPRVRNYSSRSHSGIINITIADPRARTYSSRSHSGPYMRRARACYSCGRTGHLARDCPYKRRNELRPPVPGDQRPRSNARVLH from the coding sequence ATGTTTAATGGTGGGTCCGATCCCATGATAGCTGAGGCCTGGATCCGGGAACTGGAGAAGATGTATGAGTTACTTCAATTTCCCGAGGAGGTAAAAGTCAAACTAGCTATCTCCATGCTAAGGGGGAGTGCTGACTCTTGGTGGACTGCTATGGAGACAGCATATGAGGTCAACGGAACGGCCTGGGGAGATTTTaagagaatattttatgctaagTACTTTTCGGACTCAGTTAGGCAAATGAAGCAGAATGAGTTTTTATCGCTGACTCAGTCCGAGCATATGACTGTTTCGGATTACGTCAATAGGTTCGATGAGCTGGGTCGATTCTGCCCCCAGTTTATGGAGGATGATATGAGTAGAGCCAACCGGTTCGAACAAGGGCTTAGACATGAGATCAGGTCCCGGACATCTTCACAGTTAATTACCAGCTATATGGATATTTTGGACAGAGCCTTGAGAGTAGAGGCTGAATTGAAAAGATCTGATAGAGAAAGGGCTGACCTGATGAGATCCAGATCAGATAGAAGTCAGAGTGGCAGGCCATGGGATTTCAGGGGCACTCCAATTCAAGAGAAGCCCAGGGTCCGCAATTACTCTAGCAGATCCCATAGtggaatcatcaatatcaccatagCAGATCCCAGAGCCCGCACTTACTCTAGCAGATCCCATAGTGGGCCCTATATGAGGAGAGCGAGGGCATGTTATAGTTGTGGGCGGACTGGACACCTGGCACGTGATTGCCCATACAAGAGGAGGAATGAGCTCAGACCTCCTGTACCTGGTGACCAGAGGCCAAGAAGTAATGCTCGAGTTTTACACTGA